A window of Pectobacterium carotovorum genomic DNA:
CAGGCTGGCTGACGGTTCATCCAGCAGCAGTAAGTTGCAAGGGTGAATGAGCGCACGAGCAACGGCGACGCGCTGTGCCTGCCCGACAGAAAGGCGTGCCGCACCGTCACCGACTGTCGTTTCCAGTCCTTGCGGGAGCTGCGGTAAAAATTCCTGTACATACGCGCGCTCAATCGCATACTGCAATTCCAAGGGACTGGCCTGCGGGTTACCCAGTAGAATATTGCTGCGTAGCGTCTGTTCCGGCAAGTGGGGATTTTGTCCAACCCAGCTTAACTGCTTACGCCATGATTCAGGCGTCAGCGTGTTCAACGCTTGGCCATTGACGGTGAGTGAACCGCGATAGGGCAGGAATCCCAGCAGGACATTCAGCAGTGAGCTTTTTCCTGCTCCGCTGAGACCGACCAGTGCGATACGTTCACCTGCGCGAATATCGAACGTCAACGGTTGGGTCAGCGGTGTGCCATTTGGCGCGAGGACAACCAGGTTTTCCGCCCGGATAGTAATGGCGCTATCGCTGCAGAATTCTTGTGTGCCAAAGCCGACCGTCTCGCCTTCCTCTGACAGAAAAGTCACCAGCGATTCTGCTGCGCCGATAGCCTGAGCCTTGGCATGATAGAAGGTGCCCAAATCGCGTAAAGGCTGAAAGAATTCTGGAGCCAGAATCAATACGAGAAAGCCGGCGAAGAGCGTCACGCCCATGCCGTAATGACCAAAATCCAGTTCCCCGAGATAAGAGAAACCGAAATAGACGGCGACCACGGCGATTGAAATGGAGGCGAAAAACTCCAGCACGCCCGAGGAGAGAAACGCCATGCGCAATACTTCCATCGTGCGACTACGGAAATCCTCGGAAGCATGACGGATTTGTTCGGTTTCAGCCTTGCCACGATGGAACAGACGTAGCGTTTCCATCCCGCGCAGGCGATCGAGGAAGTGTCCGCTCAGGCGTGCCAGCGCCAGAAAGTTACGTCGGTTGGCATCTGCCGCGCCCATGCCAACCAGCGCCATAAAAAGCGGGATGAGAGGAGCGGTTAGAAACAGAATCAGACCCGCAGCCCAGTTGAGCGGGAAAATCGTGATCAAGATAAGCAGCGGGATCAGCGCGGCAAGATACATTTGTGGCAGATAGCGGGCGTAATAATCCTGCATATCATCAACCTGCTCAAGAATCATCGTTGCCCAACTGCCGGCGGGTTTGCCCTGAACCCAGGCAGGGCCAAGCTGTTGCAATCGATCCAGTACCAGCTTACGAATTTGCTGTCGAACGGTTTGTCCGCAAAGAAAACCAACGCGCTCGCGTAGCACACTGTTGAGTGCGCGCAGAATAAATGTGGTAATCAGCAGAAGGAAAGGGGAGAGCAAGGATTCGCGAGTGGCATGCTCGATGATCAAGGCATGAAGCAGCGTCGCTAACAGCCAGGCTTGTGCCACGATTAACGCACCGCTCAGGAATCCAAGCAGTAGTGAAATCCGTAGCCAACGTTGCGCCAGCTTACTCTGCTGTTTCAGCCAGGCGGTCAGTTCTTGCTGTCGGGTTTTTTTCATCAGGCACCAGTTCGTTATATTGCAGAAATGGACTTAACAGAAAATAACTCTCATGTAACTGTTAGTTAACAAAATTATCTTCTATCACGCAGAATGAGGCCATGTTACCGCGACAAGGACGCGCTGCAAACGAAAAGGAGAGGGGAAATGAGTGAGGCGATCAATTTTTGTGTTGCGGAGGGCAAACCAGAAGGAAGAAAACGGAACGACTATTGCCGCTCCGTTATCAGCAGTGTATTACTTGTTGACGGTCAGCCCGTCCAGGTAGCGTTCAGCATCCAGTGCCGCCATACAGCCGGTACCTGCGGAGGTAATGGCCTGACGGTAGATGTGATCCATGACGTCGCCTGCGGCAAAAACGCCAGGAATGCTGGTCTGTGTCGCATTGCCGTGAATACCGGATTGTACTTTGATATAACCGTTTTCCAGTTCCAATTGACCGCCAAATACGGCCGTGTTCGGGCTGTGGCCGATAGCGATAAACACGCCAGCCAGCTCCAGTTCTTCTGCAGCATCACTCTGTGTATCGCGGATACGGACACCGGTTACACCCATGTCATCGCCTAGCACGTCGTCCAGCGTACGGTTGGTATGCAGGATGATGTTACCGTTTTTAACTTTGTCCATCAGGCGGTCGATCAGAATTTTCTCTGAACGGAACGTCTCGCGACGGTGGATCAAATGCACTTCCGCAGCGATATTAGACAAATACAGCGCTTCTTCAACCGCGGTATTCCCGCCGCCAACGACAGCGACTTTCTGATTACGGTAGAAGAACCCGTCACAGGTTGCGCAGGCAGAAACCCCTTTGCCTTTAAATGCCTCTTCAGACGGCAGGCCAAGGTAACGAGCCGATGCCCCCGTGGCGATGATCAGCGCGTCACAGGTGTACTCGGCGCTATCGCCGAATAAACGGAAGGGACGGTTCTGCAAATCAACACGTTCAATATGATCGAAGATCACTTCAGTATTGAATTTGGTCGCGTGTGCATGCATACGCTCCATTAACAGCGGGCCAGTTAAATCATCGGCATCACCAGGCCAATTTTCTACTTCGGTTGTGGTCGTCAGCTGACCGCCTTTTTCCATACCCGTGATTAATACTGGCTGTAAATTCGCCCGTGCAGCATAAACAGCGGCAGTGTAGCCAGCCGGGCCTGAACCCAGAATCAATAACTTGTGATGTTTAACAGTACCCATGCTTTCCTCATTTCATGACGGCAGATAATGTCCATATGAACGGTCTCTACAACAAACCCGCTTCCTTACTACGAACAGTCTCTACCACGGACAATTCGAACGATTGTAAGGAAATTACAAGAGTAAAAAAAGTATGCAGAAAAGTTGCTGGCTATTTGTTTAATCGTTAATGACGATGAGGATGACAAATCGCTGAAAAATCAGCCACATTCATAAGTAAAATGATTGAAGTCACCTCGGAGAATGGCTCTGGCTTATCCAATCTGGCAGTTTCTTCTGATTTTCGTTGTTTTGCTTTGACAATCGGCTGTGCATTTGCGAAAACATCTGGGTAAGAGGAAATTTTTTGTATGTGAACAGTTAAAAGCTCGGCTTTTTATTCGTTTTTGCGCAGGTAGTAGGCCTTTGGGCCATGGATATGACGTGATGGTCTTTTCGCGGGTGAGCAATACGTGGGGCGAGAACGAGAAGTTAATGACTGTTGATATACAAAATAGGCAGCGTGTCTTCTTTAAGGGTAGCTCTGATACATGAGGTCTATCGGGGTAAAGCGGGGGCAGGGAAAAGTGAAGAGAGACAATAATAATGGTAGACACTAAAAAACGGCCAGGAAAAGATCTCGATCGTATTGATCGTAACATCCTGAACGAATTGCAAAAAGATGGGCGTATTTCCAATGTCGAGCTTTCCAAACGTGTTGGGCTGTCGCCAACGCCTTGTCTGGAACGTGTGCGTCGTCTGGAAAGACAGGGTTTTATTAATGGCTACACAGCGCTGCTAAACCCGCATTATCTGGATGCGTCACTGCTGGTTTTTGTTGAAATAACGCTAAACCGCGGTGCGCCTGATGTATTTGAACAGTTCAATGCTGCGGTGCAGAAGTTGGAAGAAATTCAGGAATGTCATCTGGTTTCCGGTGATTTTGACTACCTGTTGAAAACGCGTGTGCCAGACATGTCCGCTTACCGTAAGCTCCTGGGTGAAACGCTGCTGCGTTTGCCGGGTGTAAACGACACCCGTACCTACGTGGTGATGGAAGAAGTGAAGCAAAGCAACCGTCTGGTCATTAAGACGCGATAAACGTGTGGGTGCAAAACCCGATAAATTCAGCTACACTCCTGTGAATTTATACAGTCCCAGCGCCGGGTTTTCTCGGCGCTTTGTCATAAACCTTACAGGCCCCTGGAGAGACTCTTGAGCCAGGAATATACAGAAGATAAAGACGTTACCCTGAAAAAACTCAGTGGAACACGTCGTTTGCTTGAAGCGATTTTAATCGTTGTGGCACTTTTTGCGGTTTATCTTAGTGTCGCACTACTCAGTTTCAGCCCCTCCGACCCCAGTTGGTCACAGACTGCATGGCATGAACCTATTCACAACCTTGGTGGTGTAGCAGGTGCATGGCTGGCGGATACGCTGTTCTTTATTTTTGGTGTGCTGGCCTACGCCATTCCACCGATTATGTTATCCCTGTGCTGGGCGGCTTTCCGTCAGCGCGATAACCAACAATCTATTGAATATTTTACCTTTTCACTTCGCCTGATTGGGACATTGGCGCTGATCCTGACCTCTTGCGGTTTGGCTGCGTTGAATATTGACGATCTCTACTACTTTGCTTCCGGTGGTGTTTTGGGAAGCCTGTTGAGCAGCTCAATGATCCCACGTTTCAACAGCATGGGCGCGACGCTGATTCTGCTGTGCGTGTGGGGCGCAGGGTTAACGCTGTTTACCGGCTGGTCATGGTTAACGATCGCTGAAAAAATTGGCGCGGGTGTCTTGGGGTGTTTGACGTTTATGTCAAACCGTTCACGCCGCAATGAGGACTACCGCGAAGAACACGATCGTGAAGAAGATGAACGTGATGTGCTTAACCTGCGCCACGATGAGGCGTCGGGTGAGGTAGGAACACAACAGCGTGATGATGATGACGTCCTGTTTTCTGCGCCTTCCGTGGTTGATGCGGTAAACGACACGGCGTCAGGCACTGAGATAGTGGAGTCATCACCGTTAGCTGAGAACGCGCCGACAGCGACACAACCGGCGATCTCCGCTGAAACGCCAGTGACAGCGTCAACATTGCCTGATGTGGCAACGCCTGATTCCACATTATCAGGAGCCGCATTCTCTGGTTCATCGTCTGGCGTTGTGCCGCCCGTTACCCCATCTGCGATTGATTCGACGCCGTCGCTAAATCCACCGCTGTATTCGTTTGAAATCCCTGAAACGCCAGCGATCGCAACCTCACCTGAGCTCCATAGTAGTGCGTATGCACCTTACGGAAATAGTTACGGAGAGAGTGCTGTACCGCCGATTGTCACGGCACCAGTGGTTCAACCGTTTGCTGAGCCACCACAGCTTGCGCGTGATACGGATTCCAATGCGAATAACACCTTTATGCCTGCGTTCAGTGCCGATGGGGATGATAACCCGCAGATTAAACGCGGCGTAGGACCGGAACTGCCGCGTCCTAATCCGGTACGTATTCCTACTCGCCGCGAACTGGCGTCATACGGAATCAAACTGCCGTCGCAGCGGCTGGCTGAAGAGCAAGCAAGGTTGCAGGCGCAGAGCGGTAGTGCAGAAACGGAATTGGCGAATGATGTGTATCAGGAAGAGACGCCGGATGACATCGCCCAGCAGGAAGCGGCATTGCAGCAAGCGTATCTGGATCAGCAACGTCAGCGTTACGGTGATGAGTACCCGTTACAGGAAGACGATGAAGACGCGCTTCTGCAAGCTCAGCTAGCCAGAGACTTCGCTGCACAGCAGCAGTCACGTTATGACGCCAGCGCATTGCAGCACGATGAGGAAATCCCTGCTCCGGTAGCGCCGCCTGTGGTCAGTGCGCCCGTTCAGCCAAATCCTGTCACATCGCATAACGCTTTTTCATTCTCGCCGTTTAGTGCGGAGAGTGAGCGCGAGCCTGAACCGCATACGTTCAGTGAATCCACCTATTCGCAGCCGTCCTACCGTGCTGAACCCGAGCTTCCGCCGATGCATGCTGGTGAAGATGGGGATGATGACGATGAGCGCAATCCGTTGACGTTTAGTCAACAAGCGCAACCGACGTCAGCGCCTGTTGAGTCCGTGAAACAGGAAACGGTGGCTACACCAACGCATCATCCGGCAATGGATGGTTTGATTCACCCGTTCCTGATGCGTAACGAACAGCCGTTGCAGAAACCGACGACGCCGCTGCCAACGCTGGATTTGTTGACTCCACCGCCGGCTAGCGAAGCGCCTGTTGATAATTTCGCATTGGAACAGACGGCGCGACTGATTGAAGCACGTCTGGCTGATTTCCGGGTAAAAGCCGATGTGGTTGATCATTCTCCTGGGCCGGTGATCACACGGTTTGAATTGGATCTGGCACCGGGTGTTAAAGCGGCACGTATCTCGAATCTGTCGCGCGATTTGGCACGCTCACTGTCGGTTGTCGCAGTACGTATTGTTGAGGTTATCCCAGGCCGACCTTACGTCGGGCTGGAATTGCCGAACGCGCATCGTCAGACGGTTTATCTGCGAGAAGTACTGGATTGCGATCAGTTCCGGGATAATCCATCACCGCTGTCGATTGTGCTGGGTAAAGATATTGCGGGCGAGCCTGTCGTTGCCGATTTAGCGAAAATGCCACACCTGCTGGTTGCTGGTACGACGGGGTCGGGTAAATCGGTCGGCGTCAACGCCATGATCATCAGTATGTTGTATAAAGCCACGCCGGAAGACGTACGCTTTATCATGATTGACCCGAAAATGCTGGAGCTCTCGGTGTACGAAGGCATTCCGCATTTGTTGACGGAAGTCGTGACCGACATGAAAGATGCGGCCAATGCCCTACGCTGGTGTGTCGGTGAAATGGAACGCCGCTACAAGCTGATGTCAGCGCTTGGCGTACGTAATCTGGCGGGATACAACGAACGGGTAATGACCGCAAATGCAATGGGTCGTCCGATCCCCGATCCGTTCTGGAAGCCGGGTGACAGTATGGATATGACGCCGCCAGTGCTGGAAAAACTGCCGTATATTGTTGTGATGGTCGATGAATTTGCTGACCTGATGATGGCGGTGGGTAAGAAAGTTGAAGAACTGATTGCCCGATTGGCGCAAAAAGCGCGTGCGGCGGGGATTCATCTGGTGCTGGCGACGCAGCGTCCTTCCGTTGATGTCATCACCGGGTTGATCAAGGCAAATATTCCGACGCGTATCGCGTTTACCGTTTCCAGCAAGATCGACTCACGAACTATCCTCGATCAAGGTGGCGCGGAGTCGCTATTGGGGATGGGGGATATGCTGTATATGGCACCTAACTCCTCGATACCTGTCCGTGTTCATGGCGCTTTTGTGCGCGATGAGGAAGTTCACGCCGTCGTTCAGGACTGGAAAGCGCGCGGTCGCCCTCAATATATCGATAATATTGTCAGCGGTGGCGACGATGCTGAAGGCGGAAGCCTCGGTCTTGATGGCGATGAAGAACTCGATCCGCTATTCGATCAGGCGGTAGAGTTTGTGGTCGATAAGCGGCGTGCATCCATCTCTGGCGTACAGCGTCAGTTCCGAATCGGTTATAACCGTGCCGCGCGAATCGTTGAGCAAATGGAGGCGCAGGGTATCGTCAGCTCCCCAGGACACAACGGTAACCGCGAGGTATTGGCCCCGCCATCAATGGAATAAGCATGCTGTACTGATTGACGTCACTCCACGATAAGGGCTGCGCGAGCAGCCCTTATGCAAAGAAGCGTAAAAGCGGCAATAAGCAGATAATTCACCTATCACCGTCCGAGTGGGTTCAGATAACATAGATCTATAGATAACGTAGCTCGACGAATAACACCGATCTGTAAAGAACATAGGCGCTAGGCAAAGCGTCTGACCTCGATAGATGAAGGTTCGTTATATTAAGAAATTCAAAGGATTATGCGTATGAAAAAGTGGTTAGCTATCAGTTGCCTGATTGCAGGTGTTACCTCAACTGCTGTCTATGCGGACGCGGCAAAAGATTTGCAGGGTCGCCTCAATAAAGTAAACAGTTTCCACGCCAATTTTAGCCAGAAAGTCACCAGCGCTGACGGCGCAGCGGTGCAGGAAGGGGAAGGCAAACTGTGGTTGAAACGTCCGAACCTATTTAACTGGAAAACCACATCACCTGACGAAAGTACGTTGATTTCTGACGGCAAAACACTGTGGTTCTACAATCCGTTTGTTGAGCAAGTCACGGCAACCTGGCTGAAAGATGCGACAGGGAATACGCCGTTCATTCTGATTACGCGTAACGATGCCAGCGACTGGAATAAATACGATGTGCGTCAGAAAGGCGATGATTTTGAGCTTACGCCGAAGTCAGCGAGCGGCAATCTAAAGCAGTTCGCGATTAATGTGACGACAAACGGCACAATCAAGCAGTTTACCGCGACGGAACAAGACGGGCAGCGGAGCACTTATGTGCTGAAGAACCAGCAAAACGGCGCTGTTGATGCCGCGCAATTCACGTTCACACCGCCGAAAGGCGTCACGCTGGATGACCAGCGTCAGTGAGGCCAGAGTGAGCAATCTGTCCCTTGATTTTTCCCATAATGAATTCCAACCGCTGGCCGCGCGTATGCGGCCTGCGACTTTGGCACAGTATATCGGTCAACAGCACCTGTTAGGTGCTGGTAAGCCTCTACCACGCGCCATTGAGGCAGGGCAGTTGCACTCAATGATTCTCTGGGGGCCGCCAGGAACGGGAAAAACCACGCTGGCAGAGCTGATTGGGCATTACGGGCAGGCTGATGTTGAACGTATTTCTGCCGTGACGTCTGGTATTAAGGAAATTCGTGAAGCGATTGAGCGTGCCCGGCAAAATCGCAATGCGGGGCGCCGCACTATTTTGTTTGTCGATGAAGTCCATCGTTTCAACAAAAGTCAGCAGGATGCGTTTCTGCCACATATTGAAGACGGAACAATCACCTTCATTGGTGCGACAACCGAAAACCCTTCTTTCGAACTCAATTCCGCGTTGTTATCTCGTGCCCGTGTCTATTTGCTAAAAGCGCTGACGGCGGAAGATATCGAACAGGTCTTACTGCAGGCTATGAGCGACAGCGAACGAGGATACGGCGGACAGAATATTGTTCTGCCCGCCGAAACCGCACGAATGCTGGCCGAATTGGTCAACGGCGATGCCAGACGTGCGCTGAATAGCCTGGAAATGATGGCGGATATGGCGGAAATCGACGCGCAGGGCATGCGTGTTCTGACACCGGCACTCCTCAACGAAATCGCTGGCGAGCGTAGTGCCCGCTTTGATAACAAAGGCGACCGCTATTACGACCTGATTTCAGCGTTACATAAATCAGTAAGAGGCTCTGCGCCGGATGCGGCGCTTTATTGGTACGCGAGAATCATCACCGCCGGTGGCGATCCGCTGTATGTTGCCCGACGACTGTTGGCGATTGCATCGGAAGATGTCGGCAATGCGGATCCGCGTGCGATGCAGGTGGCTATCTCAGCCTGGGATTGCTTCACCCGCGTTGGCCCCGCAGAAGGGGAGCGTGCCATCGCTCAGGCGATTATTTATCTGGCCTGTGCGCCGAAAAGTAACGCCGTGTATAGCGCGTTTAAAGCCGCGATGCAGGATGCGCGCGAGAGGCCAGACTATGATGTTCCAGAGCATTTGCGCAATGCGCCTACCCGATTGATGAAAGAAATGGGGCTTGGGGCAGAGTATCGGTACGCACACAATGAACCTAATGCCTATGCCGCTGGCGAAAGCTATTTTCCGCCGGAAATGGCCGATACGCATTATTACGCGCCGACCTCACGCGGTCTTGAGGGTAAAATTGGTGAAAAGCTCGCCTGGCTTGCCACTCAGGATCAAAATAGCCCGACAAAACGCTACCGTTGAACTAAGCGTTGCGGTAAGGTTATTGCGGTATTTTCTGAAACCGGCCGCGCAGCGCGCCGTGTAAGCCACCATTTCATTTGATAATCACAAGCACAGGATTAGCATGCTCGATCCCAATTTACTGCGCAATGAGCTAGACGCAGTCGCCGAAAAGTTACTGGCTCGCAGAGGCTTTAAGCTGGATGTTGAGACCCTGCGTAAGCAGGAAGAACGTCGTAAAGTATTGCAGGTAGAAACTGAAAACCTGCAGGCAGAGCGTAACTCCCGATCGAAAGAGATTGGTGCAGCGAAAGCACGCGGTGAAGATATCGAGCCTTTGCGTCGTGAAGTTAACACATTAGGCGAAAAACTGGATGCCGCGAAAGCCGAGCTGGATCAGTTGCAGAATGAAATTCGCGATCTGGCGTTAACGATCCCGAACCTGCCGGACGACTCTGTGCCGCTTGGAAAGGACGACACGCAGAATCAGGAAGTGACTCGCTGGGGTGAACCGCGTAAATATGATTTCCCCGTGCGCGATCATGTTGAACTCGGAGAGATGGCTGCCGGGTTGGATTTTGCCGCTGCGGTGAAATTAACCGGTGCGCGTTTTGTCGTGATGAAAGGACAGATTGCCCGTTTGCACCGTGCGCTTGCCCAGTTCATGCTGGATTTGCACACACAGCAGCATGGCTATCAGGAAGCGTATGTCCCTTATCTGGTAAACCACGCCACGTTATACGGTACGGGTCAGTTGCCTAAATTTGGCGAAGATCTCTTCCATACCAGACCGCTGAGTGAAGAAGCGGAAAGTAGCAACTATG
This region includes:
- a CDS encoding DNA translocase FtsK 4TM domain-containing protein translates to MSQEYTEDKDVTLKKLSGTRRLLEAILIVVALFAVYLSVALLSFSPSDPSWSQTAWHEPIHNLGGVAGAWLADTLFFIFGVLAYAIPPIMLSLCWAAFRQRDNQQSIEYFTFSLRLIGTLALILTSCGLAALNIDDLYYFASGGVLGSLLSSSMIPRFNSMGATLILLCVWGAGLTLFTGWSWLTIAEKIGAGVLGCLTFMSNRSRRNEDYREEHDREEDERDVLNLRHDEASGEVGTQQRDDDDVLFSAPSVVDAVNDTASGTEIVESSPLAENAPTATQPAISAETPVTASTLPDVATPDSTLSGAAFSGSSSGVVPPVTPSAIDSTPSLNPPLYSFEIPETPAIATSPELHSSAYAPYGNSYGESAVPPIVTAPVVQPFAEPPQLARDTDSNANNTFMPAFSADGDDNPQIKRGVGPELPRPNPVRIPTRRELASYGIKLPSQRLAEEQARLQAQSGSAETELANDVYQEETPDDIAQQEAALQQAYLDQQRQRYGDEYPLQEDDEDALLQAQLARDFAAQQQSRYDASALQHDEEIPAPVAPPVVSAPVQPNPVTSHNAFSFSPFSAESEREPEPHTFSESTYSQPSYRAEPELPPMHAGEDGDDDDERNPLTFSQQAQPTSAPVESVKQETVATPTHHPAMDGLIHPFLMRNEQPLQKPTTPLPTLDLLTPPPASEAPVDNFALEQTARLIEARLADFRVKADVVDHSPGPVITRFELDLAPGVKAARISNLSRDLARSLSVVAVRIVEVIPGRPYVGLELPNAHRQTVYLREVLDCDQFRDNPSPLSIVLGKDIAGEPVVADLAKMPHLLVAGTTGSGKSVGVNAMIISMLYKATPEDVRFIMIDPKMLELSVYEGIPHLLTEVVTDMKDAANALRWCVGEMERRYKLMSALGVRNLAGYNERVMTANAMGRPIPDPFWKPGDSMDMTPPVLEKLPYIVVMVDEFADLMMAVGKKVEELIARLAQKARAAGIHLVLATQRPSVDVITGLIKANIPTRIAFTVSSKIDSRTILDQGGAESLLGMGDMLYMAPNSSIPVRVHGAFVRDEEVHAVVQDWKARGRPQYIDNIVSGGDDAEGGSLGLDGDEELDPLFDQAVEFVVDKRRASISGVQRQFRIGYNRAARIVEQMEAQGIVSSPGHNGNREVLAPPSME
- a CDS encoding replication-associated recombination protein A, which produces MSNLSLDFSHNEFQPLAARMRPATLAQYIGQQHLLGAGKPLPRAIEAGQLHSMILWGPPGTGKTTLAELIGHYGQADVERISAVTSGIKEIREAIERARQNRNAGRRTILFVDEVHRFNKSQQDAFLPHIEDGTITFIGATTENPSFELNSALLSRARVYLLKALTAEDIEQVLLQAMSDSERGYGGQNIVLPAETARMLAELVNGDARRALNSLEMMADMAEIDAQGMRVLTPALLNEIAGERSARFDNKGDRYYDLISALHKSVRGSAPDAALYWYARIITAGGDPLYVARRLLAIASEDVGNADPRAMQVAISAWDCFTRVGPAEGERAIAQAIIYLACAPKSNAVYSAFKAAMQDARERPDYDVPEHLRNAPTRLMKEMGLGAEYRYAHNEPNAYAAGESYFPPEMADTHYYAPTSRGLEGKIGEKLAWLATQDQNSPTKRYR
- the trxB gene encoding thioredoxin-disulfide reductase; its protein translation is MGTVKHHKLLILGSGPAGYTAAVYAARANLQPVLITGMEKGGQLTTTTEVENWPGDADDLTGPLLMERMHAHATKFNTEVIFDHIERVDLQNRPFRLFGDSAEYTCDALIIATGASARYLGLPSEEAFKGKGVSACATCDGFFYRNQKVAVVGGGNTAVEEALYLSNIAAEVHLIHRRETFRSEKILIDRLMDKVKNGNIILHTNRTLDDVLGDDMGVTGVRIRDTQSDAAEELELAGVFIAIGHSPNTAVFGGQLELENGYIKVQSGIHGNATQTSIPGVFAAGDVMDHIYRQAITSAGTGCMAALDAERYLDGLTVNK
- the serS gene encoding serine--tRNA ligase, producing MLDPNLLRNELDAVAEKLLARRGFKLDVETLRKQEERRKVLQVETENLQAERNSRSKEIGAAKARGEDIEPLRREVNTLGEKLDAAKAELDQLQNEIRDLALTIPNLPDDSVPLGKDDTQNQEVTRWGEPRKYDFPVRDHVELGEMAAGLDFAAAVKLTGARFVVMKGQIARLHRALAQFMLDLHTQQHGYQEAYVPYLVNHATLYGTGQLPKFGEDLFHTRPLSEEAESSNYALIPTAEVPLTNLVRDEILDEESLPLKMTAHTPCFRSEAGSYGRDTRGLIRMHQFDKVELVQIVRPEDSMQALEELTTHAETVLQLLKLPYRKVLLCTGDMGFGSTKTYDLEVWLPAQDTYREISSCSNCGDFQARRMQARCRSKSDKKTRLVHTLNGSGLAVGRTLVAVLENYQQADGRIEVPEVLRPYMGGLEFIG
- the cydD gene encoding cysteine/glutathione ABC transporter permease/ATP-binding protein CydD, whose product is MKKTRQQELTAWLKQQSKLAQRWLRISLLLGFLSGALIVAQAWLLATLLHALIIEHATRESLLSPFLLLITTFILRALNSVLRERVGFLCGQTVRQQIRKLVLDRLQQLGPAWVQGKPAGSWATMILEQVDDMQDYYARYLPQMYLAALIPLLILITIFPLNWAAGLILFLTAPLIPLFMALVGMGAADANRRNFLALARLSGHFLDRLRGMETLRLFHRGKAETEQIRHASEDFRSRTMEVLRMAFLSSGVLEFFASISIAVVAVYFGFSYLGELDFGHYGMGVTLFAGFLVLILAPEFFQPLRDLGTFYHAKAQAIGAAESLVTFLSEEGETVGFGTQEFCSDSAITIRAENLVVLAPNGTPLTQPLTFDIRAGERIALVGLSGAGKSSLLNVLLGFLPYRGSLTVNGQALNTLTPESWRKQLSWVGQNPHLPEQTLRSNILLGNPQASPLELQYAIERAYVQEFLPQLPQGLETTVGDGAARLSVGQAQRVAVARALIHPCNLLLLDEPSASLDAHSEELVMTALNDAARSQTTLLVTHQLTEIAEYDAIWVMDSGQLVQQGDYQTLRAEAGPFATLLAQRQEAL
- the lrp gene encoding leucine-responsive transcriptional regulator Lrp — encoded protein: MVDTKKRPGKDLDRIDRNILNELQKDGRISNVELSKRVGLSPTPCLERVRRLERQGFINGYTALLNPHYLDASLLVFVEITLNRGAPDVFEQFNAAVQKLEEIQECHLVSGDFDYLLKTRVPDMSAYRKLLGETLLRLPGVNDTRTYVVMEEVKQSNRLVIKTR
- the lolA gene encoding outer membrane lipoprotein chaperone LolA, producing MKKWLAISCLIAGVTSTAVYADAAKDLQGRLNKVNSFHANFSQKVTSADGAAVQEGEGKLWLKRPNLFNWKTTSPDESTLISDGKTLWFYNPFVEQVTATWLKDATGNTPFILITRNDASDWNKYDVRQKGDDFELTPKSASGNLKQFAINVTTNGTIKQFTATEQDGQRSTYVLKNQQNGAVDAAQFTFTPPKGVTLDDQRQ